A single region of the Gadus morhua chromosome 5, gadMor3.0, whole genome shotgun sequence genome encodes:
- the fosl2 gene encoding fos-related antigen 2 isoform X1, with protein MYQDYSGNYDTSSRGSSSTSPAQPESFTSGSSTIGSPVSTSNYQKYRADMPGSNSAFIPTINAITTSQDLQWMVQPTVITSMSNPYSRSHPYSNHLTSGPGLLGHHNPLARPGVIRSIGDTRGRRKRDEQLTPEEEEKRRVRRERNKLAAAKCRNRRRELTEMLQGETEKLEEEKADLQKEIETLQKEKDKLEFMLVAHNPACKLPADDHLHQGAHHHHNNNNHNHNNNHNNNHHHQQQHQQQQQQQPQHHHHHHLHNQQQCAPLPLTMRSSLGPRAPVNAVVVKQEPDEDDSEEEEVEMDMEMSGKPQRSVIKPICLGGGGGGGAIGGIMGMYCTDGDSLNTPVVAASTPASTPSAPSLIFTYPNLLEPDSPSATSESCSKAHRRSSSSGDQSSDSPTLLAL; from the exons ATGTACCAGGACTACTCCGGGAACTACGACACCTCGTcccgcggcagcagcagcacctctCCGGCCCAGCCAGAGTCGTTCACCAGCGGCAGCAGCACGATCGGGAGTCCGGTCTCTACCTCCAACTACCAG AAGTACAGGGCCGACATGCCCGGCTCCAACAGTGCCTTCATACCTACCATCAATGCCATAACGACCAGCCAGGACCTCCAGTGGATGGTCCAGCCCACCGTCATCACCTCCATGTCCAACCCGTACTCCCGCTCCCACCCCTACAGCAACCACCTGACCAGTGGGCCAGGCCTGCTGGGCCACCACAACCCGCTGGCCAGGCCCGGCGTCATACGCTCCATCGGAGACACCCGCGGACGCCGCAAGAGGGACgagcag CTCAcccccgaggaggaggagaaacggAGGGTTCGCCGCGAGAGGAATAAGTTGGCCGCAGCGAAATGTCGCAACCGCAGACGAGAGCTCACCGAAATGCTGCAAGGG GAGACtgagaagctggaggaggagaaggcggacCTGCAGAAAGAGATCGAGACCCTGCAGAAGGAGAAGGACAAGCTGGAGTTCATGCTGGTGGCCCACAACCCCGCATGCAAGCTGCCCGCCGacgaccacctccaccagggggcccaccaccaccacaacaacaacaaccacaaccacaacaacaaccacaacaacaaccaccaccaccagcagcagcaccagcagcagcagcagcagcagccgcagcaccaccaccaccaccacctccacaaccagcAGCAGTGTGCGCCACTGCCCCTCACCATGCGCTCTAGCCTGGGACCCCGGGCGCCCGTCAACGCCGTGGTGGTGAAGCAGGAGCCCGACGAGGacgacagcgaggaggaggaggtggagatggataTGGAGATGAGCGGCAAGCCCCAGCGCTCCGTCATCAAGCCCATCTgcctgggcggcggcggcggcggcggcgccatCGGGGGCATCATGGGGATGTACTGCACCGACGGGGACAGCCTCAACACGCCGGTGGTGGCCGCCTCCACACCGGCCTCCACGCCCAGCGCCCCCAGCCTCATCTTCACCTACCCCAACCTGCTGGAGCCCGACAGCCCCTCGGCCACCTCCGAGTCCTGCTCCAAGGCCCaccgccgcagcagcagcagcggggaCCAGTCCTCGGACTCGCCCACGCTGCTGGCCCTTTGA
- the fosl2 gene encoding fos-related antigen 2 isoform X2: MCESVFTHTWAGSLLIMTQMLNTKYRADMPGSNSAFIPTINAITTSQDLQWMVQPTVITSMSNPYSRSHPYSNHLTSGPGLLGHHNPLARPGVIRSIGDTRGRRKRDEQLTPEEEEKRRVRRERNKLAAAKCRNRRRELTEMLQGETEKLEEEKADLQKEIETLQKEKDKLEFMLVAHNPACKLPADDHLHQGAHHHHNNNNHNHNNNHNNNHHHQQQHQQQQQQQPQHHHHHHLHNQQQCAPLPLTMRSSLGPRAPVNAVVVKQEPDEDDSEEEEVEMDMEMSGKPQRSVIKPICLGGGGGGGAIGGIMGMYCTDGDSLNTPVVAASTPASTPSAPSLIFTYPNLLEPDSPSATSESCSKAHRRSSSSGDQSSDSPTLLAL; encoded by the exons ATGTGTGAAAGTGTTTTCACTCATACGTGGGCTGGATCATTACTCATAATGACTCAAATGCTGAACACG AAGTACAGGGCCGACATGCCCGGCTCCAACAGTGCCTTCATACCTACCATCAATGCCATAACGACCAGCCAGGACCTCCAGTGGATGGTCCAGCCCACCGTCATCACCTCCATGTCCAACCCGTACTCCCGCTCCCACCCCTACAGCAACCACCTGACCAGTGGGCCAGGCCTGCTGGGCCACCACAACCCGCTGGCCAGGCCCGGCGTCATACGCTCCATCGGAGACACCCGCGGACGCCGCAAGAGGGACgagcag CTCAcccccgaggaggaggagaaacggAGGGTTCGCCGCGAGAGGAATAAGTTGGCCGCAGCGAAATGTCGCAACCGCAGACGAGAGCTCACCGAAATGCTGCAAGGG GAGACtgagaagctggaggaggagaaggcggacCTGCAGAAAGAGATCGAGACCCTGCAGAAGGAGAAGGACAAGCTGGAGTTCATGCTGGTGGCCCACAACCCCGCATGCAAGCTGCCCGCCGacgaccacctccaccagggggcccaccaccaccacaacaacaacaaccacaaccacaacaacaaccacaacaacaaccaccaccaccagcagcagcaccagcagcagcagcagcagcagccgcagcaccaccaccaccaccacctccacaaccagcAGCAGTGTGCGCCACTGCCCCTCACCATGCGCTCTAGCCTGGGACCCCGGGCGCCCGTCAACGCCGTGGTGGTGAAGCAGGAGCCCGACGAGGacgacagcgaggaggaggaggtggagatggataTGGAGATGAGCGGCAAGCCCCAGCGCTCCGTCATCAAGCCCATCTgcctgggcggcggcggcggcggcggcgccatCGGGGGCATCATGGGGATGTACTGCACCGACGGGGACAGCCTCAACACGCCGGTGGTGGCCGCCTCCACACCGGCCTCCACGCCCAGCGCCCCCAGCCTCATCTTCACCTACCCCAACCTGCTGGAGCCCGACAGCCCCTCGGCCACCTCCGAGTCCTGCTCCAAGGCCCaccgccgcagcagcagcagcggggaCCAGTCCTCGGACTCGCCCACGCTGCTGGCCCTTTGA